The segment GGATAGACATGGTGTATGGAAAAGATATTGCAATTATGATCCTCAAAATAGTGAGCAAGAACCCAAATGGAACCCACATGATTATTGCTAATGTTATTAGATATGTTGGCATGAGTGCGATCCTTCCATCATGAAAAATCAATGGTTTTGGGTAATTATCTCTCGGGAGAGCTCTCCATCTTCTCTTTTCTGCTTCGGATACTATGTATATCTCCTAAAGGAAGAAAACATATGGTTTTAATTAAAAAGATGATCAAAGCATAAAAAAAGTTATATTATATCCATGTTTTTAATTATGAACTAAAATATATTAAGAGATTTCAATGAAGCCACTTCATTAGCGATAAGAAGTGTACTCTTCAAATATGGATAAAATTAATGTATTATTTCATTATTTGTACTCATGGAGATGCATAACTAATATGTTGTTACCATCAAAATTTTGATGTCAAATACAATATACATAGATGAAGAAACGTACATATCTAAGTTATGCATTCTTGTCGTAAAAAACTGATCAGCACATATTAATATTAGAAAGAAATGTGCTACCAAACTAGAACTACCGGTAATCTAGTCATTCTATTTaacatatatattataataatgtGAAAATTAATGGAATTTGCGCTATCCATAATCCAAACCCATAATTAAAAAGCGTGTTGTGCTAAAATCTAAACTACATAAACTGAGCACACAAAACATAGATACTTAAGTGCAAGAGTCTAGAACAAGGTAACTTTTAACATTTTAGTAGTAtgtattatttttttgattttatgtaTTTACTATTTCGATTTAACCCCCATATTATTCTAAAGTTTTGTTTCACTTTCACCCTTAAGGAGGGTTGTATACAAACCGAATGAACACGAACAATggtttgttcatgttcgttcgtttaaatTAGCATAACAAACTAATGAACACTGATGTATAAACGAACGATTTTtttttcatgttcgttcatttaacaAATTATCTTATTCATGTTCATCCATTTATGTTCGTGAACAAGCTACATGAACATAAATGAATAAAGATAAAATAACATGATGAAACATATCtgaacataaacgaacatataatatagtaatataaaaacaattgaatatatatgaatataaataaacttaaacGAACGTAAATGAACAACATAAACGAACGTTTACGAACATAAATGAAATTAAAAACGAAACCATTGTTCATGTTTGTTCTTTTTGACTATATGAAAGAAAATTTAAATTCATTatcgtttatttattaaataaaaaaacatcttATCAAACGGTTCGCCGAACTCCGATTCGTTTATGGCCATGCCTGAGTCCTATAAGCATATTTTCTATTTAGGGTAAATTACATCAATCGTCCCTCGTGTAGGTGTCATAaagcacgtttggtccctatttttaaaaattaactcggacagtCCCTATGTATGTTTTTTCTTGCACACTTAGTCCCTCCACgcataaaaagactattttgcccatatttatttattttttgacttattttccatttatttgttatttattaattatttatggaTTTGTTTATAACTaatctatttttttattaattataatttttaGAAAAGGAAACGCCCCCTTAAATCAACTCAAACCCCTTTAGCCATCAACCACCGACAACTACAACACTACCAATCAACTCCAACTACCATCCACCTCTAGCTACCAGCCACCTCCGGCCACCATCCATCAACACTGAAAACCATCGGAAACTACGACTTATCTTCATCTCTTTTTATCCCTCTCTCTCTCacatacctctctctctctctctcacatatcCCCTCTTTAAAATCTGGTACCTCATGAACCACTGGAAATGACCATCCACCGCCACTTCACCAAACCAAACCCAAAACATAGACGGCTTTTGAAACCCTAGGCGGCAGAGTTACAAAATCCTCAGATCGGAACCCTAAGACGATGAAGGCGACGACGTTCCAACACTGAGATGATGAAGGTTCGAAACAACCCACCTCTACGACAAAAATAGTGCAAATCCTCCACCAGATCTATAAGCTTTGATTAAACCACCCTCGTCTCCCGATTTGTGAGTCCATCGACGATGTTTTTAGGAGAACAGGTAGTAGCGACGAAAGTGTAGATCTGAGATGTTGAAGATTTGAAATGATAGAGGTTTTCACGAAGATGAAGGCGATGGCGATAAAGATGATGATGGTTAAGATCTGACGAAGATGTCACCTTCTCCGGTGAGGTAGCAGTCACAACCACGTGACAGTTCCAAAGAAGGTGAGACATTTATAAATAGTGAAGTTTTTGATGGCGATGGAGATGGAGATTTAGGTggttttttagggttttagacaaaGATATGAGATGGTGGTAGGTGACGGCGGTACACCGAAGGAAGTGGAGATGTTTCCGGTGGTTGTTTAGATATATAGTGGTCGTGGTGAATGTTTCCGGTGATGCTATATAGAGTTTGAGAGAGAAAAACGTAAATTAGATTAACAGTCTTTAAAAGGTGGGGTAGGTGGGGCcacatttatttttttaattaataataataataataacattaaatTATTAGGAAAAGAAATACACAAATGACATTATGGTCATTTTATATCTGTCATGGACTGCATACGCAACAAAAACGCATATCAGGGACGAAGCATGCAAGTTTTAAGCAAACAAGGGACGATCCAAGTTAACTTttaaaaatagggactaaacgtgcTTTCTGGCACCCACACGAGGgcgattggtgtaatttacccttcTATTTACTATTATGCATAGGCTTGGGCctcaaatgggtttttcaaaCGGGCTTCAAGAATTGATGCTTAAGAGTAAAATACTAAACCTGCCTAAACTGCCAAGTGCCAACTAGGTTGGCCTTTATTTCCTTTATGGGCCTCAGGTGAGTTTTTCTTTCCTCCTAACATATGCGTACACAAAGCCCAGTGGCGGACGCAGACTGTTTTAGTAGAGGTGTACCTCGTCCTTCAAGCGCATGCatctaatagaaaaaaaaaatttacactgCGTGCCGGAAATTGAGTAGTGGCCCGGAATCTCTATTGCCCCACTAAGGTCCGCCACTGACAAAGCCACAATAttggtaaaagaaaaaaaatagtacTAAAAATACGATTGGTTTTAAAACTCATTTGGGTTAAAAACCAGATCAGATTCAAACCGGTTCAAACCTAAAAATATTCAAACCAATACGAACCAAATTGGACCTGATTGAAATCAGATCGTACAGAATCGGTTTGAAAATACGCATATAATACATTTCACTATGAGACAAAAATAGAATCCTAAGGTGACAAATGGTTCGTCTATGGAATAAGAAACGATGATAAATTACAAGATAGGGCACATGTGATATCTTGCACATATTTTTCCAAATTGCCAATAGAAAGTGAGGCTGAAGATTGATAGTCATAACAGCCAACAAAATACTTTTATATTAAATGTGAGTAAcaatacatgttaaaaaaaattagaaaaaccgGTCTTAAACAGGCTTAAAAAACCGATGCATGTCAAAGTGATCTCAAATCGGTCCTAACTGTTAAAACATTGACCCGGTTCGGATTAGGAACCAAATCAGTTTCGGATATAAAGTTGATTTCGGATCATGAATTGTTTTTCTTTCCCAactctacacacacacacacacacacatatatatatatatatatatatatatatatatatatatatatatatatatatatatatatatatatatatatatatatatatatatatatatatatatatatatatatatatatatatatatatatattaactatattataaaggatATTGAActtttcttgaaatttaagaggtatATGATTATAACTTAATGTACAAACTTATGCACAAACCAATCATCTTTTCATgaacaaaaataaattataataaagaaTATTCAACGAATATATTTAAGAAAGAAACATCAAttaatttttgtttcttttttaatgTAGGCATAATGTTTGTCCAAGGTTGGATATGAAAATTTTATAACATTTCAGCTAGAAAATTTGTAGTCattgaaaaaatcaaataacattttttggaaaaaaaaaactattcatCGAAAAAGTAATAATTGTCGCCGCCGCTTTGGGCGGCtgcacacctagtatatatatatatatatatatatatatatatatatatatatatatatatatatatatatatatatatatatatatatatatatatatatatatatatatatatatatatataaagagagagagagagaaagagcatACGAAAATGAATATGGACCACATCTTTTTTTTATTGTTGTCAAAACGCTTCGGCATATCGGTGCGGCGAGATAGGTAATACTTATATATGAATATGCAGTGTCACCACCTCCTTTTCGTTCAACACTTCACCCACCTCCACAATAGTCACCATCGCCACTTCCGTCACCAACTGCCGCTACCTCTACCACCGCCATCTCTGCCACCAACCACGATAAAAATAATTTCTTAAACTTTTAGGCTAtttgagctctctctctctctctctttctcgctcttatatatatatatatatatatatatatatatatatatatatatatatatatatatatatatatatatatatatatatatatatatatatatatatatatatatatatatatatatatatgggaaaagtgaatatacccttaagggtatataagcttaggttcCCAAACACATCATActacgtcgttttgtttgatatattgattGTAATGGTTTTAAACGTCAacccctaacttgatttactttcaagatttttgaaatttcactattatctttcTTTATATCGCATCTTTTTGCCGAACacctactaggctatatatatatatatatatatatatatatatatatatatatatatatatatatatattgtagttgaaaatgaaaattatgtaagagtaagataaatgtgtaatttataaaaatcatggaagtaaatcaagttagaagttaaattataagaacattaaacaattagaatgtattatttgatacAAAACGACAtagtatggtgagtttgggtatctaagcttatatacccttaagggtatattcacttttccctatatatatatatatatatatatatatatatatatatatatatatatatatatatatatatatgtgtgtgtgtgtgtgtgtgtgtgtgtgtgtgtgtgtgtgtgtgtgtgtgtgtgatatccTCTTACATTTTTGAGCTATGTAGGATAAGGATGAGGAGGAGATGTGGTGTTGTTATATAACATAAGGCCTAAGAGGAATCAAAAGGTCATATTGACATCCATGATGCAAGTTATATAAGAGTTGAAAAGGTAACGATTATGATTGAATAAGTATTTAACTTAGTATGAGATGACATTGAGTAAAGTTAAGTGGATGAGTCGAACGATCATTCAAGTGTTTACTAAGGGTTCAATATATAGAATAAAGTAGTGATTAGGAGTGAATATGTGTTTATTAGGTTATgggcattaaaagtaaagttgcaTATGTATTTAATGGATGATGTAACAATCTATTGAGCTCTATAAAGTTCAATAGATTGTGGATTTTAAAAAATCCCTTGTCGCCGATTATATAAAAGGATTAGTTAGACCCCGATGAGTTTAGTGTTATACAAGGAAAATGTCTTTCTCATGGAGTTGTATACTTGTATAGTTCATATGTATAGACATACATGAGGGAGAAGGAAAGATATTTTATACCTTGCAATGAGAGAAAATATGATGATCAAGagttttgttgaagcaaccaAAACCAATGAGATTACTATCACTTTTTCTGTCTCCAAACACATCATTTATCAAGAAACTTGATCTTGTTGATGGCCCCTCCTCCATCAACCCTACAAAATACccacaaactacttttaaatctcTCCCAAGAACACGATCAACACCCAAATAATCCATCAAAAACCCTTCAACCATAACTATAGGCAATTCACTCAAGCCCACCTTTCTCCCACATCTCATCACCACCTGAAACCCTTCAAACCCTAAATCCTCCATAAAGAATTTTGGCAAAACGGTCCTTCCAATCGAAAACTTTTCCTTTTTTATCCCACAAAAGCATATAAACACCATAATCTTCAACCCCATATCCGTGCTAAACAAACAAACCAAAGGGTAAAATAAGAACAACACTAACCCTCTCAAGACACCACCACCTTCAAAAGCCACAAGCATGAAGTAAGGAAAGAGCGAAGTTGACCTTAATACCCCGCCTTCCGCTTCAAACACAAGAGTTGTGTTTAGTAGCTCTTCTGATGTGTGCTTCTCTGCCATGGTTTCATATTTCAAATACTTTTGGCACTTGTTCTTCCTTTGCTGACCCTGAGGGTAACTTAGTGATTTTAACAGAAATTTAAACAAGAATAATAGATGGTGTGACATTTTTCTATCCATCATGAGATGGTTATTGTTAGTAGATGTATCATTTACATAATACATATATTTATACCAGCAACAAGAAGCTATGCCTATCAATTGTACGGCATGCACAAAAGATAGTACGTGAGCTAAATCATTTGAGGTGCACTTGCATGTTGCCCTACATTAATGTCAAATCAAAACCACTaattattaagaataaaaaaaattaaaaacctctTGTCAGACAGTTTGGACATTAGATTATTAATATACATGAATTGAGTGGGAAATGAAATTGTTAACATTTCAACGTCTATGTTTGAAAAATGATTATACaaattaattaatcaattaaatggacaaatatatcattttaaaccacttatttgtttatttgacaaaaaaAGTTTTATTGGAATATGGATCAAGTAGGATTTTATGAACCACATAAGCTCCAGAGCAATAAATGATCGTGTCAATCGATATTCAAGCACGTCAATAGACGCAAAATTTTGTGTTTCACGATATCAATATCATCTTTTGATATAGATGACGTGAAGTTTTCGTTAGATCGAACAACTTTGTTGGATTTGAGTATAGACAAGTCAATTAAACAACGAACACAATGTTCAGCAGGAATAAATGAAAGGGCCGCATCATCTTCTTTCAAGAAAGATCGAGGTAGACGTACAAATTGGACTTGTGTAATTCATTTGAAAATTTCCTTTAACAACTAACACGTAAGTCTTTTAAGGCTTTTTCTATTGACGGAGgataataaatgatttatttgaTTATTTCTTTGGTTTGAATTAGCACTTTGTTTTTCTTTTGACTGTCATTTTTATTTTCCTGTATCTCTTTCCTGTCTAGAATCTTGTTAGGTTTTGCCTTTTTAATATACATATTTTATTTTCcggtaaaaaaaataaataaaaattagccCTCTTAATGGTGTTATTTTAAGAAATTGGAATTTGGAATTAGCGGTAAATGGTTTTAAATTGTAGCTCAACTAACAATTGTTTTTCGCCTATTTAAGATAAGATAATGATTACTAAACCTTGTTATGCTAAAACAAAGTTTTTAAACGACAAAACTACAAATTTGGTCATTGTGGTTTTCAAAAACCTTTGaatggggtccaaaaagtttttaacttgcatggaaggtccaaaatcaaggtttttctgggtttttggtccaaaaaaacttaaaaagacgattatgcccttttattttcttttttctattttctttattgtttttggtatttaaataattaaaaaaaaataaaaaataaaataaaaggcgTTCGATTCCACGTGTACTCTCTTTTCTCTTTCTTTCGTCTTCTCACCGATGAATCCAGCTTAGCTACTTCTTCCCAACATCGACTCTCAAACCCTAAATTCAAATCCCAATTCTTCAAATTATCAATTCTAcgattcttcaaatcttcaatcttCTCCTCGTCCACAACCAATGCTCTGCTCCAAGTCATCCAAATGGCTAAACCGCCTTCGTTCATCCAGAGGATTTCCAGACTCCGATAACATCAACCTCGAGCACTTCCTCTCCAATTCCCTCGACAAAATTGATCCCCAAACGTCGACGGATCCTTCGCTTCCCGATAAAAGACCCAAACTTGACAAACAGGATGATAGTGGAGCTATCCAAGGTCGTGAAGTGATGAATAATGTACTATCGGAGCTGTTTCAGATGGGAGAATTTCAGGATTTATCGAGAATTAAAAGGAAAAAGAGCTGTAGGAAGCAACAGTGCCCTAGAATCTGTATTGTTTCTACAAATTCGAATGTTCAGAACGTGCCTGTTGGAAAGGATAGGGTTTCCTCGCCACCGCCGTCGCCGTCGCCATTTCCGTTGACTTTGAGCAATGACGTACAACAAAGGAAGTCAATCGAGAGTTGAAGGTGACTGGACATGTTGAGGAGGAGGAGAAAGGCCATTGGGATCTAACCGCGTATTCGCAAACAGAGGTTACTGTTATCGATACGAGTGTTCCATCTTGGAAATTCGAGAAGATGTTGTACAGGAGAAAGAATGTATGGAAGGTTGGGGATAAGAAAGGTAAGGGATTAATGACCAGTGACAGAAAGAAGAGAAAGGAGCGTCTGAATGAGAATGGTGATGTAGAGAAGAAGAAATTGAAGCTGTGTAGTTCATTATCCAAGTCGGGAAATGCAGAACAAGGCAGAGagaacaaaaagaaaaagaagttgaAGATGTGCAATTCATCGAAGTATGAAGATAAAGAAGAATCCATGGCTCGATCAAAGTCCCCTCaggagaagattgaagagttgAAGAATCATAGAATTGATAATTTGAAGAATTAGGATTTGAATTTAGGGTTTGAGAGTCGATGTTGGGAAGAAGTAGCTAAGCTGGATTCATCGGTGAGAAGACGAAAGAAAGAGAAAAGAGAGTACACGTGGAATCGAAcgccttttattttattttttattttttttaattatttaaataccaaaaacaataaagaaaatagaaaaaagaaattaaaaagggtaaaatcgactttttaagtttttttggaccaaaaacccagaaaaaccttgattttagaCCTTCGATGCAAGccaaaaactttttggaccccatctaaaggtttttgcaaaccacaaggaccaaatttacagttttgtctttttaaacaaattaaatttCTTTTTACTTTTTGTTCCTATAAATTATTCTATCAAATTAAATTGTGACGTGTTTAttgaaattttaatatattaatgtgATGCGTGTCATTATTTAAATGGATAggataggaggatatttaatttatcAAGTTTTTAAGTTTATTGTTGAACAAAACTTTTCAATAACAATAACATCTATCTTCTCTCCCACCATTCTTTCTAAAGGCGTGTTCGGCAAAACTAGCTAGTAGTAGATAGCGGGTAGCAGATAACATTTgattttggagcgttttgttGAAAGCTACTCCATGTAGCTTTTGATTTTAGAGCATTTTGTCTAGGTTAAAAGTTAAACGCCCCTGTTGCTCAACGAGACTTTTTCTTTTTTACTAGTTTTTTTCTTAAAAGTTAGAAGCCAGAAGCTCTTAAATACCGCGTGTCGAACACGCCCTAATTCATTTACTATGAGCGTGTTCGGCAAAATTAGTTGGTAGCGGTTAGCGGATAGCGTTTgattttggagcgttttgttgaaagctacttcatgtagcttttGATTTTGGAGCGTTTTGCTTAGGATAAAAGTTAAACGTTCCTGTCGCCGAACGAGACTTTTTTTTACTACCGTTTTCTTAAAAGCTAGAAGCCAGAAGCTCCCAAACGCTACGTGCCGAACATGCCCTAAATGCAGAGAGTATTCATCATTCTCATCAATTCTATCTTATTTGTCACAtaaggtttttttattttttattttttttatcttctgTTTCCATCTCTCTTATCTCACACACATACAAACCTAGGGACGGGCCTCGTATAGGTTCCGAAGGTCCCAAACTACTACTCAACTTTGTCTTCcaaaggtaaaaaaaaattaaccaccaaaaaaatacataataaaacaTTCTGATCTGTCATTTTTTACACATAATTTGTATTTTTAATACTAACTAAGGATGATATATTATGTTAAAGTTCCGGGTTGAAATCAtcaattttgataaaaaaaaaatactaataaaaATGAGAAACTCATTTCTATATGTTGAAATATTGAAAGACATATGATATGAAAGAATCTCATCTCATCCCATATTGATGGTGAAAGAGAAAATAAGAGTCAAATCCCCTTTTAAAAAGAGTGACTCTAAACTAGAAGAAAAAACTTTTTTTAAGGTTGCTTTTTAGAAGttcaagttacaaactttatcAAACCTAATGTTGCTTAAATTACTTTTTCTTTAGTAAAAGCTTTTTTGATTTGAGTTCGTCTCCGTTTGATGGGTTTCATGGGTTGTCATATGTTGACCGAACTCGATATGAACCCGTCCCAACATGAACTCGTTTTCCACGCCCCGTGCAAACCCATATTTTTCATCCCTTTCAACCCActcaattttcatttttatatctATAAATCTAATTAAAAATTTAACGTCCGTGAATTCGAACTAGACCTTATTGAATAATTAAAATCTTCGAATAGGATAATTGCAAATAAATGAACAAGATAATCAAacataatatgtgtttatatcaGGTGATTTATATATGATATGTACATGAAGTTTCGGCAAATGTTATGGGTGTATAATACTTTTATAAAagcttattttaaaattaaacaaattgtgttaaataaacatttataaataaaagattatttaaaataaataattctaatgaaagttgtagtaatgGTGATTACAAAGCCGTGagaataaagaacacaaaaatatgaCGTCATATGAAGAAATtataattttttgaaattttgtgTTCGGCATAGTATAATCATATATGTGTCATAAAATATAAAACGATGATGTATTACTTTTTAGCCAAAGTAATGTAAAGAAGATTTGATGTGCTCATAAATACGAAACCATCAATATAATGAGCGTCGAGAACAGAGCCCGtataaagaagatatgaatttcacaAAGTTTCATAGTGTAATCTTTATAGACTTTAAAGTGAAAATAGATTATAAATTAGATAATaaattctaaacgaaagttgtagtacacGATGATACGaatctgtggatataaagaacgtcaaaaattgAGCTTATATGTGAAAGTTACAATTTTTCGAAGATCACGAGAATTTACATGTTGAAGGAGACGTGGAACCACCTAGAAGGCCCCACGAGCCAGCATCGGACGCCCTTTCTTCTGTTATACTCGACGACATGGCCCAACGAGAAAGAGACAAGTAACACCACTAGATAAGAGTTACGACACCGTGATGCGGTACGACGCGCTTATTAAAAATTGCTATAAATAGTAGTCGAACCCTCCTTCCTTTCTTGCACATTTTTACCCAAATTTCTCTCTCAAACCATTCCCAAACCCCCGGGATCTGACTTTTGAGTTTCGAGCATTATATCGAGGCGATGTGGCGTTGAAAAGTCTGAAGAAAAGAAGTATTCAACATTGAAGTTCCGCCTGCGAAGTTTTTGTGTTTTTGCTAGAAAACCTGTAAGTTGAGTTGCACTTACTATaattttaagtgtaacttatactTATGTTCATTGTCTCTATGagtaagatttatcagtaatttcagttataatattaattaatctaCTTACGGGAGTGATGTCTAGGAAAGatcttagtgaggtgtttaaagtggattttcTAAATAGTATGGTTATATTC is part of the Lactuca sativa cultivar Salinas chromosome 7, Lsat_Salinas_v11, whole genome shotgun sequence genome and harbors:
- the LOC111906894 gene encoding probable glycerol-3-phosphate acyltransferase 3 — protein: MMDRKMSHHLLFLFKFLLKSLSYPQGQQRKNKCQKYLKYETMAEKHTSEELLNTTLVFEAEGGVLRSTSLFPYFMLVAFEGGGVLRGLVLFLFYPLVCLFSTDMGLKIMVFICFCGIKKEKFSIGRTVLPKFFMEDLGFEGFQVVMRCGRKVGLSELPIVMVEGFLMDYLGVDRVLGRDLKVVCGYFVGLMEEGPSTRSSFLINDVFGDRKSDSNLIGFGCFNKTLDHHIFSHCKEIYIVSEAEKRRWRALPRDNYPKPLIFHDGRIALMPTYLITLAIIMWVPFGFLLTILRIIIAISFPYTMSIPILSYTGMRGRTYICSNYTINVDKIREYPIKSEGKKKGTLYVCNHRTLLDPIYISMAIMKPVTTVTYSLSRLSELLAPLKTSHLSRNKEKDSKMMEMLLNQSDLVVCPEGTTCREPYVLRFSPLFAEMSNEIIPVALDAKVDMFYGTTASGFKFLDPLFFLLNPIGIYHVMILEKWTSANTCGKSSIEIANQVQRQIADALGFQCTNLTRRDKYMILAGNEGVI